Proteins found in one Brachypodium distachyon strain Bd21 chromosome 5, Brachypodium_distachyon_v3.0, whole genome shotgun sequence genomic segment:
- the LOC100828464 gene encoding uncharacterized protein LOC100828464 — translation MEVAAPRSPLLLPPRTKVPVLPLLLLLVASLARHASSSDGSRYDYRAYTECKPHPEPALYNGGILRWAKKVKNFRTLDEGNYSPSFVLYNMSAATVYSFSCWVRIEGPATAHVKAKILSLDNAASQCLGTAMVRNDCWSFLKGGFSLGSASPTSVLYFQTASPNASTVSIRSASLQPFSPEQWSQHREDRIQLIRKRFVNIHVSDSNGSRVIGAKVSVHQMSRDFPLGSAISKTILGNRPYQEWFSKRFNAAVFENELKWYATEPVPGKEDYSLADQLLNFVQSSDAVARGHNIFWEDPKYTPGWVKNLTGEQLRAAVAGRIESLLSRYKGDFVHWDVSNEMLHFGFYEDRLGRNATAEFFRTARRADPLATLFLNDFNVVEVCDDLSSSADEYVARLRELADAGVTFEGIGLEGHFGKPNVPYVRAVLDKLGTLRLPVWLTEVDISSSLDQKTQAAYLEEVLREGFAHPSVDGMMLWTAMDANGSCYQMCLTDRNMSNLPAGDVVDKLLGEWQTREVLGATNDRGSFNFSAFLGEYKLYVAYLNSSAEGTFSLARSDDTKHISIRLLP, via the exons ATGGAGGTTGCGGCACCCCGGTcgccccttcttcttcctcctcggacGAAGGTCCCTGTCCTGCCATTGCTACTGCTGCTGGTTGCCTCGCTTGCTCGACATGCTTCCTCCTCCG ACGGGTCGCGCTACGATTACAGGGCTTATACTGAA TGCAAACCCCACCCTGAGCCTGCTCTGTACAACGGCGGCATCCTGCGTTGGGCGAAGAAGGTGAAGAACTTCAGAACACTGGATGAAGGCAACTACTCGCCGTCGTTTGTGCTCTACAACATGTCTGCGGCCACCGTGTACAGCTTCTCTT GCTGGGTGAGAATCGAAGGGCCAGCAACTGCCCATGTGAAGGCAAAGATCCTGTCACTAGACAACGCTGCATCTCAGTGCCTGGGCACAGCTATGGTGCGAAATGACTGCTGGTCCTTTCTCAAGGGCGGTTTCAGTCTCGGCTCGGCTTCACCGACCTCCGTCCTCTATTTCCAG ACTGCAAGCCCAAATGCCTCCACGGTTTCAATCAGGAGCGCCTCCTTGCAGCCGTTTTCCCCTGAACAATGGAGCCAACACAGAGAGGACCGCATCCAACTG ATCCGTAAACGCTTCGTCAACATCCACGTGTCGGACAGCAACGGCAGCCGCGTCATCGGCGCCAAAGTCTCGGTGCACCAGATGAGCAGAGATTTCCCCCTGGGCTCTGCCATCAGCAAGACGATACTCGGCAACAGGCCCTATCAG GAATGGTTCAGCAAGAGGTTCAACGCGGCGGTGTTCGAGAACGAGCTGAAATGGTACGCCACAGAGCCGGTCCCGGGCAAAGAAGACTACTCCCTCGCCGACCAGCTTCTCAACTTCGTGCAGTCCAGCGACGCGGTAGCGCGCGGGCACAACATCTTCTGGGAGGACCCGAAATACACTCCAGGATGGGTGAAAAACCTCACGGGCGAGCAGCTCCGTGCCGCGGTGGCCGGCCGGATCGAGAGCCTGCTATCGCGTTACAAAGGCGACTTCGTGCACTGGGACGTGAGCAACGAGATGCTGCACTTCGGGTTCTACGAGGACCGGCTGGGCCGCAACGCCACCGCGGAGTTCTTCCGCACGGCCCGGCGCGCCGACCCGCTGGCCACGCTGTTCCTCAACGACTTCAACGTGGTCGAGGTCTGTGATGACTTGAGTTCCAGCGCCGACGAGTACGTGGCGAGGCTCCGGGAGCTCGCGGACGCCGGGGTTACCTTCGAGGGGATCGGGCTTGAGGGACACTTCGGGAAGCCCAATGTGCCTTACGTTCGCGCCGTACTCGACAAGCTCGGTACACTCCGGCTCCCCGTCTGGCTCACCGAGGTCGATATCAGCAGCTCCCTCGACCAGAAAACCCAG GCGGCGTATTTGGAGGAGGTGCTTCGGGAGGGGTTCGCGCACCCGTCGGTAGACGGGATGATGCTGTGGACGGCCATGGATGCGAACGGGAGCTGCTACCAGATGTGCCTCACGGACCGGAACATGAGCAACCTCCCGGCGGGGGACGTGGTGGACAAGCTGCTGGGGGAGTGGCAGACCAGGGAGGTCCTCGGCGCCACAAATGACCGGGGGTCATTCAACTTCAGCGCCTTCCTCGGGGAGTACAAGCTCTATGTGGCATACCTCAACTCCTCCGCCGAGGGGACATTCTCGCTGGCTCGCAGCGACGACACCAAGCACATCAGCATCCGCCTCTTGCCCTGA
- the LOC100835803 gene encoding proline-rich protein 2: protein MPCLFHSSSNLASTPLHTQAKQKRSINGSGMGAAPRALALAVLLAIAVANAEAASVVVGLAKCADCTRKNMKAEEAFKGLQVAIKCKNSKGEYESKAVGGLDGTGAFSVPLASDNAAADCVAQLHSAASNAPCPGQEPSKVVPVSKGTFGIVTGAATAKTTTASDAAPECASATLCGPIKKHFLDHFHKKPVPPKPEPKPEPHPDYHPVPPTTPTYGGGGHPTPIYHPPAQH, encoded by the exons ATGCCTTGCCTCTTCCACTCATCCAGCAACTTAGCCAGTACTCCACTTCACACACAAGCAAAGCAGAAGCGATCCATCAACGGTTCAGGCATGGGGGCTGCTCCGCGAGCACTTGCCCTCGCCGTCCTGCTGGCGATCGCCGTGGCCAATGCCGAGGCGGCGTCCGTCGTGGTCGGCTTGGCCAAGTGCGCCGACTGCACTAGGAAGAACATGAAGGCCGAGGAAGCTTTCAAGG GTCTTCAGGTGGCGATCAAGTGCAAGAACAGCAAGGGCGAGTACGAGAGCAAGGCGGTGGGCGGGCTCGACGGCACCGGCGCGTTCAGCGTGCCCCTGGCATCAGACAACGCCGCCGCGGACTgcgtggcgcagctccacagCGCCGCCTCCAACGCGCCGTGTCCCGGCCAGGAGCCTTCCAAGGTCGTGCCTGTGTCCAAGGGCACTTTCGGCATCgtcaccggcgccgccaccgccaagACTACCACGGCCAGCGACGCGGCACCGGAGTGCGCGTCGGCCACGCTGTGCGGGCCCATCAAGAAGCACTTCCTGGACCATTTCCACAAGAAGCCCGTGCCGCCGAAGCCGGAGCCTAAGCCGGAGCCCCACCCGGACTACCACCCCGTGCCCCCCACCACCCCGACctacggcggcggaggccaccCGACGCCCATCTACCACCCTCCCGCACAGCACTAG
- the LOC106865504 gene encoding uncharacterized protein LOC106865504, with protein sequence MECDKTLLSIGFERSQLEHAVYKRGEGKTRLLVGVYVDDLVITGASEVEIAKFKKQMKDLFSMSDLGLLSYYLGIEMLQVPGGIFIGQEAYARKILEVSGMEDCNSTQAPMEAKLKLSKQSDSPLVDQTMYRSLVGSLRYLVNTRPDLAYAIGIVSRFMESPTTEHMNAVKHILRYVQGSIDQGCYYARRKKEADWMEGFSDSDMAGDVDDRKSTTGVAFFFDGNIFAEAKGSCTFIL encoded by the coding sequence ATGGAATGCGACAAAACATTGTTGTCAATAGGTTTTGAGAGAAGTCAGCTAGAACATGCTGTGTataaaagaggagaagggaAAACTCGGCTACTTGTGGGTGTATATGTGGATGATCTGGTGATCACAGGGGCAAGCGAGGTGGAGATTGCAAAGTTTAAGAAACAGATGAAGGATTTATTTAGTATGAGTGACTTGGGGCTGCTCAGCTATTATCTTGGTATTGAAATGTTACAAGTACCAGGAGGAATATTCATTGGACAAGAAGCTTATGCTAGAAAAATTCTTGAAGTGTCAGGCATGGAAGATTGCAACTCCACACAAGCACCGATGGAAGCCAAGCTGAAATTAAGTAAGCAAAGTGATTCACCATTGGTTGATCAAACCATGTACAGGAGCCTTGTTGGTAGCTTGAGATATTTGGTGAATACTAGGCCAGATTTGGCCTATGCCATTGGCATTGTGAGTCGCTTCATGGAATCCCCAACTACAGAACACATGAATGCGGTGAAGCACATACTGAGGTACGTGCAGGGATCAATTGATCAAGGCTGCTACTAtgcaagaagaaagaaagaagctgATTGGATGGAAGGGTTTAGCGACAGTGATATGGCAGGAGATGTCGATGATCGTAAAAGCACAACTGGGGTGGCATTTTTCTTTGATGGAAACATTTTCGCAGAAGCAAAAGGTAGTTGCACTTTCATCTTGTGA